One window of Hyphomicrobiales bacterium genomic DNA carries:
- the miaA gene encoding tRNA (adenosine(37)-N6)-dimethylallyltransferase MiaA, translating into MSERAVLIAGPTASGKSSLALFEADRVKRAGLCPIIVNADSMQVYRELRIISARPSVDDEAQVKHVLYGFVSSKEVFNTGRWLDEMGELLAGLAEDELPIIVGGTGLYFKALLEGFARIPDIADEVRAGLRALFLEENAEKMHQRLAAVDPQMADSLKPTDAQRILRALEVYEATGKSILHWQQEAQASPLLSAKDCRKIIALPERDVLYERINARFDAMVGEGALEEVAALAKLQLDWDLPAMKAIGVPQFMAHLEGTMPLEDAILDAKQESRRYAKRQMTWLRNQMGEDWQRIDVDDENKRN; encoded by the coding sequence ATGAGTGAACGTGCCGTTTTGATAGCGGGACCAACGGCGAGCGGCAAGTCGTCATTGGCATTATTTGAAGCCGATCGCGTAAAGCGTGCAGGTTTGTGTCCAATTATAGTCAATGCGGATTCTATGCAAGTTTATCGTGAATTGCGCATTATTAGCGCGCGACCAAGCGTAGACGATGAAGCGCAGGTGAAGCATGTACTTTATGGATTCGTGTCCTCAAAGGAAGTTTTTAATACTGGCCGCTGGCTGGATGAAATGGGCGAGCTTCTGGCGGGTTTGGCTGAAGATGAACTGCCGATCATTGTTGGCGGAACAGGGCTTTATTTTAAGGCGTTGCTTGAAGGATTTGCGCGCATTCCCGACATAGCTGATGAGGTGCGTGCTGGCTTAAGGGCGCTCTTTTTAGAAGAGAATGCGGAAAAAATGCATCAAAGGCTGGCGGCTGTTGACCCCCAAATGGCTGATAGCTTAAAGCCGACGGATGCCCAGCGCATTTTGCGGGCTCTTGAAGTCTATGAGGCTACAGGCAAATCGATTTTGCATTGGCAACAAGAGGCGCAAGCTTCGCCACTTTTATCAGCGAAAGACTGCCGCAAAATTATTGCCTTGCCTGAGCGCGATGTTCTTTATGAGCGTATTAATGCTCGCTTTGACGCGATGGTGGGTGAGGGCGCGCTTGAGGAGGTTGCAGCGCTTGCCAAATTGCAGCTGGATTGGGACCTGCCAGCTATGAAGGCAATTGGCGTGCCGCAATTTATGGCCCATCTTGAGGGCACAATGCCGTTGGAGGATGCTATTCTTGATGCAAAACAAGAAAGCCGCCGATACGCCAAGAGGCAAATGACATGGCTACGCAATCAGATGGGAGAAGATTGGCAGCGTATCGACGTTGATGATGAAAACAAGCGGAACTAG
- a CDS encoding DUF2065 domain-containing protein: MSDLIVGLALVLVIEGIVYAAFPDQTKAMMARFLQMPSSSLRTGGLVALGAGVFIVWLMRG; this comes from the coding sequence GTGAGTGATCTTATTGTTGGTCTTGCCCTCGTTCTTGTGATTGAGGGGATCGTCTATGCGGCGTTCCCCGATCAAACAAAAGCGATGATGGCTCGTTTTTTACAGATGCCATCATCATCATTAAGGACGGGCGGCTTGGTCGCTCTTGGCGCCGGCGTTTTCATCGTTTGGTTGATGCGCGGCTAA
- a CDS encoding L,D-transpeptidase — protein sequence MRLFIIAFMIVFGFMSAPSWAARVEAKIDLSQQKMKVYHGGKLKYSFSISSGKKGFRTPTGRWGVTRMHRKYFSKKYHGAPMPNSIFFYRGYAIHGTNQVSRLGRTASHGCIRLAPGNARALFNLVKANGRHNFRVNITH from the coding sequence ATGAGATTATTTATTATAGCATTCATGATTGTATTTGGTTTTATGAGCGCTCCTTCTTGGGCGGCGAGAGTAGAAGCTAAAATTGATCTTTCACAGCAAAAGATGAAAGTTTATCACGGGGGGAAACTGAAATATTCATTTTCTATCTCTTCTGGTAAAAAAGGATTTAGAACACCAACAGGACGATGGGGTGTTACGCGGATGCATAGAAAGTACTTTTCTAAAAAGTATCACGGTGCACCAATGCCAAATTCGATCTTCTTTTATCGCGGTTATGCAATTCATGGCACCAATCAAGTAAGCCGTTTGGGTCGGACTGCATCACACGGTTGTATCCGTTTGGCGCCAGGTAATGCACGTGCCTTGTTCAATCTGGTAAAAGCTAATGGTCGCCATAATTTTCGGGTAAATATTACTCACTAG
- the serB gene encoding phosphoserine phosphatase SerB → MSLVTTLISDPRNPQITGEIIGMVADALDRMIVVSWLDQQAACDFDLNANEVERIQALAPQLNALKIDCAIQKASERRKTVLVADMDSTMIEQECIDELADAIGIKDKVSNITERAMRGEIEFDPALRERVLLLKGLPLSKIDEVIENHITLRAGGRQLVQTMKAKGGYTALVSGGFTMFTSRIAAMLGFDENRANTLLTEEDRLSGMVQEPILGSDAKVAAVQEICAKLKITPSNVMAIGDGANDLGMIKLAGSGVAVHAKPKVAEEANIAINHGDLTALLYLQGYSSNEFVT, encoded by the coding sequence ATGTCTCTTGTAACAACTCTTATATCTGATCCTAGAAATCCACAAATCACGGGTGAAATCATTGGTATGGTAGCTGACGCCTTAGATCGTATGATCGTCGTCTCATGGCTCGACCAACAAGCTGCATGTGATTTTGATCTCAATGCCAATGAGGTCGAGCGCATTCAAGCGCTGGCGCCACAACTTAATGCGCTTAAGATCGATTGCGCCATTCAAAAGGCGAGCGAGCGGCGCAAAACTGTTTTGGTGGCCGACATGGATTCCACTATGATCGAACAAGAGTGCATTGATGAACTGGCAGATGCCATTGGCATTAAAGACAAAGTGTCGAACATCACGGAGCGAGCCATGCGCGGTGAGATCGAGTTTGACCCCGCCCTTCGCGAACGCGTCCTGCTTTTAAAAGGCCTGCCTCTATCCAAGATCGATGAAGTGATCGAAAATCATATCACACTGCGTGCCGGCGGACGCCAACTTGTTCAAACCATGAAGGCGAAAGGTGGATATACCGCTCTTGTCTCTGGCGGCTTTACAATGTTCACCAGCCGCATCGCAGCAATGCTCGGTTTTGATGAAAACCGCGCGAATACATTACTCACCGAAGAAGACAGATTGAGCGGCATGGTGCAGGAGCCAATTCTGGGGTCTGATGCAAAAGTAGCGGCCGTTCAAGAGATCTGTGCCAAACTCAAAATTACACCATCAAATGTCATGGCGATCGGCGACGGGGCAAATGATCTTGGCATGATAAAGCTGGCCGGATCAGGCGTTGCCGTTCACGCCAAACCAAAGGTCGCTGAAGAGGCCAATATCGCCATCAACCACGGCGACCTGACAGCTCTGTTGTATCTACAAGGCTACTCAAGCAATGAATTTGTGACTTAG
- a CDS encoding thymidylate synthase produces MRQYLDFMRHVLENGAVKEDRTGTGTRSVFGYQMRFNLADGFPLLTTKKLHLRSIIHELLWFLNGDTNISYLKENGVSIWDDWADEDGNLGPVYGYQWRSWPKADGGSVDQISKLMVQIKSNPDSRRLIVSAWNPSQVDDMALPPCHSLFQFYVADGKLSCQLYQRSADIFLGVPFNIASYALLTLMVARVSGLQLGEFVHSFGDAHIYANHVEQAKEQLTRSPGPLPQMLIKDRGQGIFDFTYDDFELVDYVAAPHIKAPVAV; encoded by the coding sequence ATGCGGCAATACTTGGATTTCATGCGTCATGTGCTTGAAAATGGTGCTGTCAAAGAAGACAGAACTGGTACGGGTACACGCTCTGTTTTCGGTTATCAGATGCGATTTAATCTGGCGGACGGCTTTCCTTTGTTGACAACAAAGAAGTTGCACCTGAGATCAATCATTCACGAGCTTTTATGGTTCTTGAATGGTGATACTAATATTAGCTATCTGAAAGAAAATGGCGTTTCAATATGGGACGATTGGGCAGATGAGGATGGTAATCTGGGGCCGGTCTATGGATACCAATGGCGCTCATGGCCAAAGGCTGATGGCGGTAGTGTAGATCAAATCAGTAAATTGATGGTGCAGATTAAATCAAATCCCGATAGTCGGCGTTTGATTGTATCAGCATGGAATCCGTCGCAAGTGGACGATATGGCTTTGCCGCCATGTCACTCGCTTTTTCAGTTTTATGTGGCTGATGGCAAGCTGTCGTGTCAGCTTTATCAGCGCTCGGCTGATATCTTTTTAGGTGTGCCATTTAATATCGCGTCTTACGCACTTTTAACATTGATGGTTGCGCGCGTGAGCGGGCTACAGCTGGGGGAATTTGTCCATTCTTTTGGTGATGCCCATATTTATGCAAACCATGTTGAGCAAGCAAAAGAACAACTTACCCGTTCGCCGGGCCCCTTGCCTCAAATGTTAATTAAAGACCGAGGGCAGGGGATTTTCGATTTCACCTATGATGATTTTGAGTTGGTTGATTATGTTGCCGCACCTCATATTAAAGCGCCTGTGGCGGTATAA
- the hflK gene encoding FtsH protease activity modulator HflK has translation MPWSNNNGGGGNKGPWGNGGGNGGGPWGNGPSGGNGGGGGNQPPDLEEMLRRGQDRIKQVMPGGGDKPNMFMMALIGIFAIGLWLTQSFYQIQPNQLGVELLFGKPKTEISNQGLHFHWWPFETVEVAQVSENRIVIGGVSTRGSAGAGLMLSGDQNIVEVEFAALWQMVDPQAFLFNVEDPQEMVTKVAESAMREVVGRGLAQDIFRDKRAAISEEVRAITQATLESYGTGIQINRITIENVAPPREVADAFDEVQRAEQDEDRFVEEANRYSNQKLGAARGESASIREGAAAYKKRVVEEANGEAQRFVSIYDEYSKAPDVTRKRLFLETMERVLRSSNKVILGGESGGQGVVPYLPLPEIQKRAKDSTNTNEGQ, from the coding sequence ATGCCTTGGAGCAATAATAATGGCGGCGGCGGCAATAAAGGCCCTTGGGGCAATGGCGGCGGTAATGGCGGTGGCCCATGGGGCAATGGTCCTTCAGGTGGCAATGGTGGCGGTGGTGGCAATCAACCACCTGATCTGGAAGAAATGCTGCGCAGGGGGCAAGACCGCATCAAACAGGTAATGCCTGGCGGCGGCGACAAACCCAATATGTTTATGATGGCTTTAATAGGTATCTTCGCGATTGGTTTATGGCTGACGCAGTCCTTTTATCAAATCCAGCCAAATCAACTTGGTGTTGAATTATTGTTCGGTAAGCCGAAGACTGAGATTTCCAATCAGGGATTGCATTTTCATTGGTGGCCGTTTGAAACAGTAGAAGTGGCACAGGTGAGTGAAAATCGCATTGTGATTGGTGGTGTCTCAACACGTGGTTCTGCTGGTGCTGGGCTCATGCTTTCAGGTGATCAAAATATTGTGGAAGTCGAATTTGCCGCTTTGTGGCAGATGGTCGACCCTCAGGCTTTCTTGTTCAATGTTGAAGACCCTCAAGAGATGGTAACGAAAGTCGCTGAAAGCGCTATGCGTGAGGTGGTTGGTCGTGGTCTGGCGCAGGATATTTTCCGTGACAAACGAGCGGCAATTTCTGAAGAAGTGCGGGCTATTACGCAAGCAACGCTTGAAAGTTATGGCACAGGTATTCAAATCAACCGGATCACAATCGAAAACGTGGCGCCGCCACGCGAAGTGGCTGATGCTTTTGATGAAGTGCAACGTGCTGAGCAGGACGAAGATCGTTTTGTTGAAGAAGCAAACCGTTATTCAAACCAAAAACTGGGTGCAGCACGTGGTGAATCTGCCAGTATCCGTGAGGGTGCGGCGGCTTATAAAAAACGTGTTGTTGAAGAAGCAAACGGTGAAGCACAGCGTTTTGTGTCTATTTATGATGAATATTCAAAAGCGCCGGACGTAACACGTAAACGCTTGTTCTTGGAGACAATGGAGCGCGTCTTGCGCAGTTCTAATAAAGTCATACTTGGTGGTGAATCAGGTGGTCAGGGCGTTGTTCCTTACCTGCCATTGCCTGAAATTCAAAAGCGAGCAAAAGACTCTACAAATACAAATGAAGGACAATAA
- a CDS encoding MarR family transcriptional regulator: MPRTVLNDDLPKSAKELICFSIYSAGHAFNRAYAPLLKKLNLTYPQYITLTVLWEKDGVSVGELCEYLKLESSTLTPLLKRLEGLGYVERRRGKTDERQVFVFLTHSGSALEKEAGDITKCIIGQTGYDFETLDEMVSLITSLRDNIMSAKPDG, translated from the coding sequence ATGCCGCGAACTGTTCTCAACGACGATCTACCTAAAAGCGCAAAAGAGCTTATTTGTTTTTCTATCTATTCCGCAGGCCATGCTTTTAATCGGGCTTATGCGCCTTTGCTTAAGAAGCTTAATCTTACTTATCCGCAATATATTACTTTGACCGTGTTGTGGGAAAAGGATGGCGTGAGCGTTGGCGAACTTTGTGAATATCTCAAATTGGAATCAAGCACTCTTACACCTCTTCTTAAACGCCTTGAAGGTTTGGGTTATGTTGAGAGAAGGCGCGGCAAAACAGATGAGAGACAGGTGTTTGTGTTTTTGACGCATAGCGGATCAGCGCTCGAGAAAGAGGCTGGAGATATTACCAAATGCATCATTGGTCAAACGGGCTATGATTTTGAAACCCTTGATGAGATGGTGAGCTTAATTACATCCCTCAGAGATAATATTATGAGCGCGAAACCAGACGGGTGA
- a CDS encoding diguanylate cyclase, producing MRDYPLPDNEHDRLNQLESLRILDTLQEEAFNRITRIASHTLDMPIALVNFVGADQQWFKAKVGVDISQMPRDHGFCSHAICSNAILEIKDATKDPRYADNPLVLGGPNVRFYAGAPLCVNNTYNLGTLSIIDTKPRSLSADERILLTDLAAMATELIELHQTTQRAIKAEERLIDAVETIPDGFVLFDKDDKLVMCNQRYKDLYSETAEHLLPGMLFSDMIRKGVECGQYPEAIGNEEAWIENRLERHRESNSTLEQQLPGDRWLRIQERRTSEGGMVGFRVDITQLKRQQRELSRLAWTDGLTNCLNRRRFVDLVNGEINRGQRSNTPGALILIDIDHFKKINDVFGHAAGDQVLVELVKRWNIELREYDQLARIGGEEFAILLPQCDDNGAELVVERLLKITSDQPIRVKGVDISITMSAGLIMFSYREDTVDTALARADEALYTAKRQGRNCYVTKAA from the coding sequence ATGCGTGATTATCCATTACCCGACAACGAGCATGATCGGTTAAACCAACTCGAATCACTGCGCATATTGGATACGTTACAAGAAGAAGCCTTCAATCGTATTACTCGCATCGCCTCCCATACACTCGACATGCCTATTGCTCTCGTTAATTTCGTCGGTGCAGATCAGCAATGGTTTAAGGCTAAGGTCGGCGTTGATATTTCACAAATGCCACGTGACCATGGTTTTTGTTCACATGCAATCTGTAGTAATGCGATATTAGAAATAAAAGACGCGACAAAAGATCCGCGCTATGCTGATAACCCACTTGTACTGGGAGGTCCTAATGTTCGTTTTTACGCAGGCGCTCCCCTTTGCGTCAATAACACTTACAATTTAGGAACACTCAGCATTATTGACACCAAGCCTAGAAGCTTGAGTGCAGATGAAAGAATTCTCTTAACTGATCTTGCCGCAATGGCGACAGAGCTAATAGAACTACACCAAACAACTCAGCGCGCAATCAAGGCTGAAGAACGATTGATTGATGCGGTTGAGACCATACCAGATGGTTTTGTACTTTTTGATAAAGACGATAAACTCGTCATGTGCAATCAACGTTATAAAGATCTCTATTCCGAGACAGCAGAACACTTGTTACCCGGCATGCTCTTTAGCGATATGATTCGCAAAGGTGTCGAATGCGGCCAATATCCAGAAGCCATTGGCAATGAAGAAGCCTGGATTGAAAATAGATTAGAGCGGCATCGCGAATCGAACAGTACCCTTGAGCAACAATTGCCGGGTGACCGTTGGTTGCGCATTCAAGAACGCCGCACAAGTGAAGGCGGCATGGTCGGTTTCCGAGTAGACATTACACAGTTAAAACGACAGCAAAGAGAACTATCTCGCCTTGCATGGACCGACGGCCTAACGAACTGTTTGAACCGTCGTCGCTTTGTTGATCTGGTCAACGGCGAAATCAACCGCGGACAGCGGTCGAACACACCAGGCGCATTGATCTTAATTGATATCGATCATTTCAAAAAAATTAATGATGTGTTTGGGCATGCAGCAGGCGATCAGGTTTTGGTCGAACTGGTAAAGCGTTGGAATATCGAATTGCGGGAGTATGATCAACTTGCAAGAATCGGCGGAGAAGAATTCGCAATTCTTCTACCTCAATGCGATGATAATGGGGCCGAGCTCGTTGTTGAGCGTCTTCTCAAGATAACATCAGACCAACCAATACGCGTTAAAGGTGTTGATATTTCCATTACAATGAGCGCTGGATTAATTATGTTCTCATACCGCGAAGATACGGTAGACACAGCCTTGGCTCGTGCCGACGAAGCGCTGTATACAGCCAAAAGACAAGGCCGTAATTGCTACGTTACAAAAGCAGCATAA
- a CDS encoding dihydrofolate reductase, whose translation MGDITISLIAAVAGNNVIGADNDMPWRLSTDLKRFKAVTMGKPIIMGRRTFESVGKALPGRLNVVVTRNQSLKLEGAVLSNSLDDAIIIAKVEAFKTGQDELMITGGGQIYASAMEYADRLYITHVDATPNGDTYFPKIDEEEWKIVFEEEVPRGEKDNAATIYRIYERKVA comes from the coding sequence ATGGGTGATATCACAATTTCACTGATAGCAGCGGTTGCTGGCAATAATGTTATTGGTGCAGATAATGATATGCCGTGGCGGCTTTCGACCGACTTGAAACGGTTTAAAGCGGTGACGATGGGCAAGCCGATCATCATGGGTCGGCGCACATTTGAAAGCGTCGGTAAGGCATTGCCAGGCCGGTTGAATGTCGTGGTTACTCGAAATCAATCACTTAAGCTTGAGGGTGCTGTTCTTTCCAACTCGCTTGATGATGCGATCATCATTGCAAAAGTCGAGGCGTTCAAAACCGGGCAGGATGAATTGATGATTACTGGTGGTGGTCAGATTTATGCGAGTGCAATGGAATATGCGGATCGATTGTACATCACGCATGTGGATGCTACCCCAAACGGGGACACGTATTTTCCAAAAATTGATGAAGAAGAGTGGAAAATAGTTTTTGAAGAGGAAGTGCCGCGTGGCGAAAAAGACAATGCGGCGACAATATATCGTATTTATGAGCGTAAAGTGGCTTGA
- a CDS encoding protease modulator HflC, which yields MMANRFPLILGALLILFFIVYSSVFVINERQQALVLRFGEIKRIIKEPGLYFKVPTNIVETVQVVEDRFIRLDLEDITLQVSGGKFYVVDAFVVYRIEDLSLFKERASGSIQQAERLLRTRLNDGLRDVYGRRGFEAALSEERNEMMLEVRQLLIPQVKAFGMKVVDVRVRRTDLTAEVSQQTFDRMSAERLAEAERLRARGREAEQRIKAIADRQAVEVVAEANRDSEILRGQGDAERNRLFAEAFGRDPEFFEFYRSMSAYENAIEGTDTTLVLSPDSEFFRYFKNDGATRPDLPSASGN from the coding sequence ATCATGGCCAACCGTTTTCCTTTAATTTTAGGCGCATTGCTTATTCTCTTCTTTATCGTTTATTCGTCGGTCTTTGTTATCAACGAGCGACAGCAGGCGCTGGTTTTGAGATTTGGTGAGATCAAACGTATCATCAAAGAGCCTGGTCTATATTTCAAAGTTCCAACCAATATTGTTGAAACAGTTCAAGTTGTAGAAGATCGGTTTATTCGTCTCGACCTTGAAGATATTACACTTCAAGTGAGTGGTGGTAAATTCTATGTGGTTGATGCCTTCGTGGTGTATCGCATTGAAGATTTGTCGCTGTTTAAAGAGCGTGCATCCGGTAGCATTCAACAGGCAGAGCGCCTTTTAAGAACCCGTCTTAATGATGGATTGCGTGATGTTTATGGTCGTCGTGGCTTTGAGGCCGCTCTTTCAGAAGAACGCAATGAAATGATGCTTGAGGTACGCCAGCTCCTTATTCCACAGGTGAAGGCCTTTGGTATGAAGGTTGTTGATGTGCGGGTACGTCGTACGGATTTGACCGCAGAAGTCTCGCAACAAACATTTGACCGTATGTCGGCTGAACGTTTGGCCGAAGCTGAAAGACTGCGTGCGCGCGGTCGTGAGGCGGAGCAGCGTATCAAAGCGATCGCAGACCGTCAGGCAGTTGAAGTTGTGGCTGAGGCCAATCGTGATAGCGAAATTCTTCGTGGTCAAGGTGATGCAGAGCGGAACCGTTTGTTCGCGGAGGCGTTTGGCCGTGATCCTGAATTCTTCGAGTTTTATCGCTCTATGAGTGCTTATGAAAATGCGATTGAAGGCACGGATACAACGCTTGTCTTGTCTCCTGATTCTGAGTTTTTCCGTTACTTTAAAAACGATGGGGCAACCCGTCCGGATTTGCCATCAGCAAGCGGCAACTAG
- a CDS encoding Do family serine endopeptidase: MSAQISAAFGKKFSYLIPLLAAFALLISTSGQSVRAHNGPDSIADLAETLLDAVVNISTATNVGGEARRNRGPQRPEAPDGSPFEEFFDEFFERQERGQGRQRRVQSLGSGFVIDSSGIIITNNHVIEGADEITINFANGDALIAELVGTDKKTDLAVLKVKSDKPLPFVNFGSSEKMRVGDWVMAIGNPFGLSSSLSAGIVSAINRDINSGPYDNFIQTDAAINKGNSGGPLFNEKGEVIGINTAIFSPSGGGSVGVGFSVPSDTAVAVISQLREFGETRRGWLGVRIQQVTEDIAVGLELGEPRGALVAGVTATGPAEAAGIAAGDVVVTFDGRPVKEMKDLPRMVADTPVGEAVDVEVFRKGKTLKFKVDLGRLEEGEKLANNDSTRLGTEKEKPNSDDPTVILGMTVTELTEELREKYKVADSIKGLVITHVETDSKAAEKGVLVGEVVMEVGQSIVETRDAIVARLEALKQEDRKSVLFLMSGIDGELRFVAIKTE, encoded by the coding sequence ATGAGCGCGCAGATATCAGCCGCATTTGGCAAAAAATTTTCCTATTTGATCCCGTTACTTGCGGCATTTGCTCTCCTTATATCAACAAGCGGTCAGAGTGTTCGCGCTCATAATGGTCCAGACTCCATTGCTGATCTGGCTGAAACTTTGCTTGATGCAGTGGTGAATATTTCAACAGCGACTAATGTTGGTGGTGAGGCAAGACGCAACCGTGGACCGCAGCGCCCTGAAGCCCCTGATGGTTCGCCTTTCGAAGAGTTTTTTGATGAGTTTTTTGAGCGTCAAGAAAGAGGCCAAGGGCGTCAAAGACGCGTGCAATCTTTAGGGTCAGGCTTTGTTATCGACTCATCCGGCATCATCATTACCAATAATCATGTGATTGAAGGTGCTGATGAAATTACAATCAATTTTGCTAATGGAGACGCGTTGATTGCGGAGCTTGTTGGCACGGATAAAAAAACTGATTTGGCGGTTTTGAAAGTTAAATCTGACAAGCCTTTGCCTTTTGTGAATTTTGGCTCGTCTGAAAAAATGCGGGTTGGCGATTGGGTGATGGCGATTGGTAATCCGTTCGGCCTTTCCAGTTCACTTTCTGCGGGCATTGTGTCTGCGATTAATCGCGACATAAATTCTGGCCCTTATGATAATTTCATTCAAACCGATGCTGCGATCAATAAAGGTAATTCAGGTGGCCCGCTGTTTAACGAAAAGGGCGAAGTGATTGGTATTAATACAGCAATTTTCTCGCCTTCAGGCGGTGGTTCCGTCGGGGTTGGTTTTTCTGTTCCTAGTGACACGGCTGTAGCTGTTATTTCTCAGTTGCGGGAATTTGGTGAAACCCGTCGTGGTTGGTTGGGCGTGCGCATTCAACAGGTCACGGAAGATATTGCGGTTGGTCTTGAGCTTGGCGAACCGCGCGGCGCGCTGGTGGCAGGCGTGACAGCAACAGGGCCGGCAGAGGCTGCTGGTATTGCGGCTGGTGATGTAGTCGTTACCTTTGATGGCCGCCCTGTCAAAGAGATGAAAGATTTGCCTCGTATGGTTGCTGATACGCCGGTTGGTGAAGCCGTTGATGTGGAGGTTTTCCGGAAAGGAAAAACACTGAAATTCAAGGTTGACCTTGGCCGTTTGGAAGAGGGCGAGAAACTGGCGAATAATGATTCAACCCGCTTAGGCACTGAAAAAGAAAAGCCAAATTCGGATGATCCGACTGTTATATTGGGTATGACCGTCACTGAGCTAACAGAAGAATTGCGGGAAAAATATAAAGTTGCCGATAGCATCAAAGGACTCGTGATTACGCATGTCGAGACGGATTCTAAAGCCGCTGAAAAAGGCGTGTTGGTCGGCGAAGTCGTCATGGAAGTTGGCCAAAGCATTGTAGAAACACGCGACGCTATTGTGGCGCGGCTTGAAGCGTTAAAACAAGAAGACAGAAAGTCAGTCCTCTTTTTGATGTCAGGTATTGATGGTGAACTGAGATTTGTTGCCATTAAAACAGAATAG
- a CDS encoding cytochrome P460 family protein, which yields MKLSIVSALAALIMSTTAQAEETKIALPADYQSTFTNYLNLDRVQNDDQIIHLYANDIAMKGRDASGKFPNGSIVIGEVYKAKKDENGDVIESQLGQRIRGKLAIIAVMEKQEGWGKDFSEEHKNGDWDFAAFKPDGTDAKKDLNSCRACHAPLAEQDHLFSFEHIGQHIGR from the coding sequence ATGAAGTTATCAATTGTAAGCGCATTAGCAGCACTGATTATGAGCACAACAGCACAGGCAGAAGAGACAAAAATTGCATTGCCTGCTGACTATCAATCCACTTTCACGAATTATCTCAATCTGGATAGAGTCCAAAATGACGACCAGATAATTCATCTATATGCCAATGATATTGCCATGAAGGGTCGGGATGCTTCTGGCAAGTTTCCTAATGGGTCAATCGTCATCGGCGAAGTTTATAAAGCAAAAAAAGACGAAAATGGTGATGTCATAGAAAGCCAACTTGGCCAACGCATCCGTGGCAAACTTGCTATCATAGCAGTTATGGAAAAACAGGAAGGCTGGGGCAAGGATTTCAGCGAAGAACATAAAAACGGTGACTGGGATTTTGCAGCCTTTAAACCTGATGGAACTGATGCAAAAAAAGACCTCAATAGCTGCCGAGCCTGTCATGCGCCATTGGCAGAACAAGACCATCTCTTCTCATTCGAACATATTGGCCAGCATATAGGTCGCTAG
- a CDS encoding DUF2853 family protein yields MSDYFGDVKKYDSGASEEIVKKIVKHLGIALRNRDSSLVSCSDDKELGRVRDGWMKKKLGQSDGAAADKVIARVCEIMKPSKSNKSRVTFYYLCAKEVGKLGDL; encoded by the coding sequence ATGAGTGATTATTTTGGAGACGTGAAAAAGTACGATAGCGGTGCAAGTGAAGAGATTGTCAAAAAGATTGTCAAACATCTGGGCATTGCGCTGCGTAATCGTGATTCGTCATTGGTTTCTTGTTCTGACGATAAAGAACTTGGACGAGTGCGCGACGGTTGGATGAAGAAAAAGCTTGGCCAAAGCGATGGCGCTGCTGCCGATAAAGTCATTGCTCGAGTATGTGAGATCATGAAACCTTCTAAATCCAATAAATCACGGGTTACTTTCTATTATCTTTGCGCAAAAGAAGTTGGAAAACTCGGCGACCTGTAA